One window of the Chryseobacterium camelliae genome contains the following:
- a CDS encoding glycosyl hydrolase 115 family protein — translation MISRIYLLIVPCTFFLCLAAMVSAQQTSGLSKNIISEETGFPIVSKEGKPADLVYDQSENIAVVRAVKDLQSDIQKVTGKLPEISSAGNPGNFEIIIGTAGSSKQIDHFISSKKINPKDLKGKWESFVITTVHSGSKKQLIVAGSDRRGTIYGIYELSRQLGVSPWHYWNDVPVQKRSSAYVIPGYFASGEPKVKYRGIFINDEEPAFGTWARTRFGGVNSKMYSHMFELLLRLRANYLWPAMWGKAFNEDDPLNPKTADEYGIVMGTSHHEPMMRAQKEWENHRKEYGNGEWNYHTNKEAILRFWEDGFRRNKNYDNLVTMGMRGDGDEPMHDLGSMEANFRQLEQIMQDQRKIIGKVTGKPVKDTPQMWALYSEVLEYYDKGIKVPDDVIVLLCDDNWGNVRRLPELNAKKHPGGYGMYYHVDLHGAPRAYQWLNMTQIPHMWEQLQLTYSYGVDKIWILNVGDLKPNEYPMDFFLNMAWNPASFTQDNLAGYSLKFTEEHFGKEQAKEAADIINLYCKYNARVSAEMLSEKTYNLQSGEFLQVKDAYLALETRALRQFSTIDQAYKDTYKQIVLHPVRAMANLYDLYYSVAMNHQLAQEKDPKANDWADHADECFARDAGYTRDYNLNISNGKWNHMMDQTHIGYTSWDEPKAGNVKPVVYRITEQDAKAGGYVFEEKNGVVVMEAEHFYKAEAAAKSKWTVIPDLGRTLSGMALMPYTETTDGASVSYQFKLKDNPSEVKIHFFFDSTLPFKKGGHSIKADMNKKDSKTIGINQDLTWANNYSKMYPAAAARLVEKVESFTLPENNNGIHTLTIEPLDPGIVLYKIVIDNGGYEETYLKMNESPYKRN, via the coding sequence ATGATATCCAGAATTTATCTTTTAATAGTGCCCTGTACTTTCTTTCTGTGTCTAGCTGCAATGGTTTCTGCGCAACAAACTTCAGGCCTCAGTAAAAATATTATTTCGGAAGAAACTGGTTTCCCGATTGTTTCAAAAGAAGGAAAACCGGCAGATCTGGTGTATGACCAGTCCGAAAATATTGCTGTGGTCCGTGCCGTAAAAGATTTACAGTCGGATATTCAGAAAGTAACCGGAAAATTACCAGAGATTTCCTCCGCAGGCAATCCCGGTAATTTTGAGATCATCATCGGGACAGCAGGGAGCAGTAAGCAGATCGATCACTTTATTTCCTCAAAAAAAATCAATCCCAAAGACCTGAAAGGAAAATGGGAAAGCTTTGTCATTACCACCGTACATTCAGGTTCCAAAAAACAGCTTATCGTTGCAGGCAGCGACAGGAGAGGAACAATATATGGAATTTATGAACTGTCCAGGCAGTTGGGCGTTTCGCCGTGGCATTACTGGAATGATGTCCCTGTTCAGAAAAGGTCTTCGGCCTACGTGATTCCCGGATATTTTGCTTCCGGCGAACCCAAAGTAAAATACCGCGGTATTTTCATCAATGATGAAGAACCGGCTTTCGGGACCTGGGCAAGGACCAGGTTCGGGGGAGTCAACAGCAAAATGTATTCACATATGTTCGAGCTTCTGCTTCGTCTCCGGGCCAATTACCTGTGGCCTGCCATGTGGGGAAAAGCCTTTAATGAAGATGACCCGCTCAATCCCAAAACGGCTGATGAATACGGAATCGTTATGGGAACTTCGCATCACGAGCCTATGATGCGTGCCCAGAAAGAATGGGAAAATCACCGCAAGGAATACGGAAACGGCGAATGGAACTACCATACCAATAAAGAAGCTATTCTCAGATTCTGGGAAGATGGTTTCCGGCGAAATAAAAACTATGATAATCTCGTAACGATGGGGATGCGGGGCGACGGGGATGAACCGATGCACGATCTGGGAAGTATGGAAGCGAATTTCAGACAACTGGAGCAGATCATGCAGGATCAGAGGAAAATCATCGGAAAAGTAACCGGAAAGCCGGTGAAGGATACCCCTCAGATGTGGGCGCTCTACAGCGAGGTGCTCGAATATTACGATAAGGGAATAAAAGTTCCGGATGACGTGATTGTCCTGCTTTGTGATGATAACTGGGGAAATGTGCGGAGGCTGCCCGAACTGAATGCCAAAAAACATCCGGGCGGTTACGGGATGTATTACCACGTCGACCTTCACGGCGCACCCAGAGCCTATCAGTGGCTCAACATGACGCAGATCCCTCATATGTGGGAGCAGCTGCAGCTCACCTACAGTTACGGTGTAGATAAAATCTGGATCCTGAATGTCGGAGATCTGAAGCCCAACGAATATCCGATGGACTTTTTCCTGAATATGGCATGGAACCCTGCTTCTTTCACCCAGGACAACCTTGCAGGTTACTCCCTGAAGTTTACGGAAGAACACTTCGGTAAAGAACAGGCTAAAGAAGCCGCGGACATCATAAATCTATACTGTAAGTACAACGCCAGGGTTTCTGCAGAAATGCTCAGCGAAAAAACCTACAATCTTCAAAGCGGTGAATTTTTGCAGGTAAAAGATGCCTACCTGGCTTTGGAAACAAGGGCATTGCGGCAATTTTCAACTATAGACCAGGCGTATAAAGACACCTATAAACAGATTGTACTGCATCCCGTTCGTGCCATGGCGAATCTCTACGACCTGTATTATTCAGTTGCCATGAATCATCAGCTGGCTCAGGAGAAAGATCCGAAAGCCAATGACTGGGCAGATCATGCCGACGAATGTTTTGCCAGGGATGCCGGCTACACCAGGGATTACAATCTGAATATTTCCAATGGAAAATGGAATCACATGATGGACCAGACCCACATCGGCTACACCTCCTGGGATGAACCGAAAGCAGGGAATGTAAAACCGGTGGTGTACAGGATTACAGAACAGGACGCAAAAGCAGGAGGGTATGTTTTTGAAGAAAAAAATGGGGTGGTTGTGATGGAAGCCGAACATTTCTATAAAGCCGAAGCAGCAGCAAAATCAAAATGGACCGTGATTCCGGATCTGGGAAGAACACTTTCCGGGATGGCGCTGATGCCTTACACGGAAACAACGGACGGAGCTTCAGTCAGTTATCAATTCAAATTAAAAGATAACCCCTCTGAAGTAAAAATCCATTTCTTTTTCGATTCTACGCTTCCGTTTAAAAAAGGCGGGCACAGCATCAAAGCCGATATGAATAAGAAGGA